One Helicoverpa armigera isolate CAAS_96S chromosome 12, ASM3070526v1, whole genome shotgun sequence DNA window includes the following coding sequences:
- the LOC110374840 gene encoding uncharacterized protein LOC110374840, with product MVWWMHFQTAKRREGVHFGWMGTKDIVYETINVIFECNGIYDGYDINALTKAGVNIFNVDMTLNDTDYFNSIKGALEFAENVPKILISSYHTPIGLSVTISANNPIEVDDRVDIIILKDIMTTDELRTFKKRNDKFSSLPILFWPPTLKIEDLNELIKFTDGIILDPSLGSVYSDFHEVLRKCKESRRPVFFMNPCVINDYYEDTANDRQLLLLASDVIKYRFDGVFFKDRFEKIPIEFMQAFVRGTDIATEFDESADLDYFKHSMPVNMYT from the exons ATGGTTtggtggatgcattttcagacAGCAAAAAGAAGGGAAGGT GTTCACTTTGGTTGGATGGGCACGAAAGATATAGTTTACGAGACGATTAACGTAATATTCGAGTGCA ATGGTATCTACGACGGATATGACATTAACGCCCTCACAAAAGCTGGAGTAAATATCTTCAATGTGGACATGACACTAAACGATACTGATTACTTCAACAGTATTAAAGGTGCTTTAGAATTTGCAGAAAATGTACCAAAAATACTAATAAGTTCTTATCATACGCCAATCGGTCTCTCTGTTACTATTTCTGCTAATAATCCTATTGAAGTCGATGATAGG GttgacataataattttaaaggatATAATGACGACGGACGAACTGCGTACTTTCAAGAAAAGAAATGATAAATTTTCTTCCCTGCCAATTTTGTTCTGGCCTCCAACGCTTAAAATCGAGGAccttaatgaattaattaag tttacAGATGGCATTATTTTGGATCCTAGTCTGGGCAGTGTGTATAGTGATTTTCACGAAGTTCTGCGAAAATGTAAAGAG TCTCGCAGACCAGTATTTTTCATGAATCCCTGTGTAATCAATGATTACTATGAAGATACTGCTAATGATCGGCAATTGCTACTCCTAGCTAGTGACGTGATTAAATACCGATTTGATGGAGTTTTCTTCAaagatcgatttgaaaaaatacctATAGAGTTCATGCAAGCATTTGTAAGAGGAACTGATATTGCAACAGAATTCGATGAAAGTGCTGATTTGGATTATTTTAAACACAGTATGCCggtaaatatgtacacctag